In Chelonia mydas isolate rCheMyd1 chromosome 7, rCheMyd1.pri.v2, whole genome shotgun sequence, the sequence TACACACTTCAATAGTATACAAGGGTCTAAATGTTTGCAGTATTAGGGTCATGTGAGTATGCAGGAAAATGCATCTTCCAGCCTGTGAGGATTAAAAAAGTCATGCAGGGCAAAATGGGAGCAGCTGTCCATTATGTTTGCTAGAAAAAAGGATAGATTCAGTTAGAACCTTACCACTGCAATTAATGACATTTATTCTCCTAATTAACCACCAACCATTAAGATTTTAATTTACAACTGAATGTACACagcataaaatatttgaaaaagccCCTCTGATATTAAGCAGCATCATTGACTAACTACAAATGATACTTCCCATCCAAATTAAAAACGTTTAGCAATGTGTTTCCAAGAACCCTTCAGGAATTTCCCCACACACAGATCAAGATAGGTGGGACAAGTCCTCATTACTCCCCCTactccaaattctgctctggccACTGGAAAGGGCTCTGCTTGCCTGCAGATTATTTACTACAGGCTGAGAGAAGGTCAATTAACTGACACAGCTGTGAATGGACATGGGGTATAAAGGGATTTGGAGCAACAGCCTTTGTGTATGGTGCAATTACTCAGATGAAATAGTCAGAATGGGTGAGAGTAGGAAGCAGATGTTTCTGCTTCTGATAATTAATACAGTACATTGCTCTGACTTCTGGAATTTGTCTAGGAGCATTTTAGCAGGGTTGGAGACTCTCAAACAGAGTTAATATTTACCTAAGACAGTCCTGTGTGCTATCACCTGCTCCATCCCTTCCCTGGGCTCTAGCTAGAGCTGTGTCCTTATGGCACCCTGTTACCTTACAATGCCAAGAGTCTCAGATGGTAATAACTGTACACCAGGACCTCTTTGGAACAGGCCAGCTGATCAAAGCTACTGATCTGAGCCTTGACCCAGCTGCTTGCCAGCACTCTGCTTTGAATGCTGCAGTCAACAGGGTTATCTTTCAGATGGGGCAGCATGAATGTGGCAGTGTGCTGCAGGTAAGGACTGGGTTTGCTCTCTCAAAATTAAACTGCAGGGTCAGTATCTAATAGCTTGTGTAATGCTGAAATCTCTAAATCAACAGAACCTGGAGGTATTATTGGTGTGCTGCCCTAGATTTGGCAGGGTTCTCAGCACAAGTGCAATCACAGGCCGAGCGGACCCATGCAAGCTGGAACAAGAAGCACAGTACAGACAGTCTGGTGGTCTGTGCCCTTTGTTTACTCCTCCTGAAGGTGAGAGAAGGTGCTGGGATTCGGCTTCTCCATCCCGCCAGCTGCAAGAAGACAACAGCACTGTAGGACGTCTAGTTGTTGTGCTACGGCGTTCTGAGTAGGGTGACTGTACATCccattttggccgggacagtcccttttttaagtccTGTCCCGGACTGCccgatttctttttttccccaaaaagtgggcatttgtcctttTTGCTCTTGCCAACCTGATCCATTGGCAAgtgcaaatgggacaaatgcccacttttgccccCCCGCCCAAATGGAGTGCAGAGGAacatggggagggggttgggtcgAGTGGTAATGCCAGCCTGCACAGGGAGGGAGGCCAGGGCTCAGGTGAGCAGCGATGCCAATcttgtgcagggagggggagacatgGCTTGGGTGAATGGCTCTGGCCAGCCCTGCGTGGGGAGGGGTAGGGTTCAGGCTAGCCCCACATGgtatcctgttttccctttgggaaatatggtcaccctagttctgAGAGTGCACTGCATTGTGATGTGACTTCAGTGTGTGACACTGGAGTGAGATAAACACTTTAATTGGTATTAGGGGTggaatccacaaagggacttaggggtGTTGTGGCACCTTGAAAATCAtgggaacaacactgcaatccacaaagctgtGCTGGGTGTCTAGGCTCCCTGTACACTGCACGGGGAGGGATAGGTGCCTTACCAGGTGATCCAAAGAAGCCAGCATGCTATTTGGGGAGGCTCTTAAGATAATCAATGGGAGATGCCCAACGactattccactgtggataaatcaTTCAATGGTGGTTGGGCCAGTGAGAGACTGGCCCAAACTCTGTAGTCTGGTAGTTATGATGTccacctgggaagtgggagacgcCAggtccactccccctgctccaatccctCTTTCCTTATTTATCCACATTGGAACAGCTTCTACAGGAGAGATGGGCACCGcacaccagaatatcccatagctcagtgggtagagcactctcctgcaagGCGGAAGACCCCTGGCCAAATACTTTCATGCCCTCAGGTGGAGTGGGGTGAACTGCATGTGGGATTCCCAGCTGAGTGCTTTAACCACCCCATACCGGCTAGACACCTAGAGGGAGGCTGCAGTGCACATGCTAcaggcagaaatgtaggtgctGAGTTTTCAGGGTAAAGGTTCCCTCACAGTGGAGCCACAACTGGGACTTGGGTACCTAAACCAGAGCCTTAGGTGCCCAAGTACCTCTGTGGATCCCACCCTCAGGCTGCATCATATCTTCCTTGTGGTTCTCAAACTAATTAAAATACTCTGTTACTTCTATAACATTCCTAAAGACTACAACTTTGTACAAACCAGCTGCTTAGGGAAAGGAATAGGGGTCTCATTTAGCTAATTCCTTCTAACTGGTGCCTGTCCTCATTAAAGAAGATTAGGtgtgaattcatagaatcatagaatcatagaatatcagggttggaagggaccccagaaggtcatctagtccaaccccctgctcaaagcaggaccaagtcccagttaaatcatcccagccagggctttgtcaagcctgaccttaaaaacctctaaggaaggagattctaccacctccctaggtaacgcattccagtgtttcaccaccctcttagtgaaaaagtttttcctaatatccaatctaaacctcccccattgcaacttgagaccattactcctcgttctgtcatctgctaccattgagaacagtctagagccatcctctttggaaccccctttcaggtagttgaaagcagctatcaaatcccccctcattcttctcttctgcagactaaacaatcccagctccctcagcctctcctcataagtcatgtgctctagacccctaatcatttttgttgcccttcgctggactctttccaatttatccacatccttcttgtagtgtggggcccaaaactggacacagtactccagatgaggcctcaccagtgtcgaatagaggggaacgatcacgtccctcgatctgctcgctatgcccctacttatacatcccaaaatgccattggccttcttggcaacaagggcacactgctgactcatatccatcttctcgtccactgtcacccctaggtccttttccgcagaactgctgcctagccattcggtccctagtctgtagcggtgcattgggttcttccgtcctaagtgcaggaccctgcacttatccttattgaacctcatcagatttcttttggcccaatcctccaatttgtctaggtccttctgtatcctatccctcccctccagcgtatctaccactcctcccagtttagtatcatccgcaaatttgctgagagtgcaatccacaccatcctccagatcatttatgaagatattgaacaaaaccggccccaggaccgacccctggggcactccacttgacaccggctgccaactagacatggagccattgatcactacccgttgagcccgacaatctagccagctttctacccaccttatagtgcattcatccagcccatacttccttaacttgctgacaagaatgctgtgggagaccgtgtcaaaagctttgctaaagtcaagaaacaatacatccactgctttcccttcatccacagaaccagtaatctcatcataaaaggcgattagattagtcaggcatgaccttcccttggtgaatccatgctgactgttcctgatcactttcctctcctctaagtgcttcaggattgattctttgaggacctgctccatgatttttccagggactgaggtgaggctgactggcctgtagttcccaggatcctccttcttcccttttttaaagatgggcactacattagcctttttccagtcatccgggacttcccccgttcgccacgagttttcaaagataatggccaagggctctgcaatcacagccgccaattccttcagcactctcggatgcaattcgtccggccccatggacttgtgcacatccagcttttctaaatagtccctaaccacctctatctctacagagggctggccatctcttccccattttgtgatgcccagcgcagcagtctgggagctgaccttgttagtgaaaacagaggcaaaaaaagcattgagtacattagctttttccacatcctctgtcactaggttgcctccctcattcagtaaggggcccacactttccttggctttcttcttgttgccaacatacctgaagaaacccttcttgttactcttgacatctcttgctagctgcagctccaggtgcgatttggccctcctgatatctttcctacatgcccgagcaatatttttatactcattttTATATTCATGTAAAGTTGCTGAGATGAAGTCCTCATCCACTTCACACGGCCAACCAAAATCCAGATCAGAGTTTACTAGGGACTTTCTCAAGTGTGTCATGCTTGAGAATGAAGAGGACTCCTACACCTGAGGTGGGGATCAACTAGCTAACAAATTCACTTACAATGAAATTGTGCCACCCCATACTGGCTTAGGTACATCTCTCAAAATAAGTCTTGGTGGTGGTTGAATGCATATTCTCCCACTTGCAATCCAGAGTATTAAAGTAACTCTTCTCAGAACTGAAAACTGGAGTAACTAGTAAATGGGACCTTTAAAACTGCCATTAGTGAAAAATCACCCAAAGGAGCATTTACTGAATTGGTGGGTGTCTGGgcacctttccttttcttttgggtAAAAAGACAATCTCTGAGGGTGACCAGATTCCAAACAGTTGTGGGTCTACAATTTGGGGGAAAGAACTAATCTGACTATCACTATTTCTAATACTTCCATAGAAAGCAGAATAAACTACTGAATGCAGTTTATAATCTCCTCAGGGAGCTGCAGATTTCCATGGCATATGGTGACAAATGTTTCTGCAGGAGTTAGCCTGCCATGGAGCTAACACTAATGGCCCAAACATAACCTGAGTGCTAGATGCCTTGCTTATTTGATAGTCTTTAAAGGAAGGATTAATTATACCAGATTCTCTCCCTTCAATATGTGAATCTTTCCAGATGACACCAGACTCCTTGGTTTACAGCACAAACCTTTATTACAACCCATCTGCTGAAAAGAACTCTATTATCTTAAGAACAAATCCAGCTGTGATTCCTATTGAGTGTTGTTATCCAAGGTGAGTCAGGTGTTTTAATCTCATCTTTCACATTCACTTGCCAGTCTGGGTTCTACTTTagcaactgggggtgggggggtgcaagaggggatccagatgtgggcattgcaacactgagtgtcTAACTTTTAGGTACCTAGAAAGTCAAAGGAACAACATTTCAATCAACAGCCTGAGTTAGGGAGCCTAGGTACCTATACAATGACTGGGGAGATAGAGGTACCTTAGACTCCaacccacaaaagccagcacaacAGGAGAGGAGCCACTTAAGGTAGCCAGTGGGATATGCCAATGAGAGGGCTGTTTGCTAAACCCTGCCCCCCCTCTCAGAGATAGCTACTTAAGggcttgcactggtgcagctgggctgctgtagcGTGTGGTGAAGATGCTACTGATgctgacaggagatgctctcctgtcagcatagatagctaccacctcttggggagctGCAGTATGTCAATGGGAAAAGCCCTCTTGTCAACATAGTTCTGTCTGCACAGGAGGCTAGGGCAGTATAACTGTCGCTTGGGGGTGTGGTGTTTCCACACCCCTtcgtgacatagttataccgacgtAGGTTGGTAGCATAGACCAAGCCTcataagtctgggctgcaggaaggtgcctatctctgctagtGTTCCACAAACAAGAACCTGCTGCCTGGAGTCAGGCACCTTAAGTGTCTACAGTGTTCCTTGCAGGAACAAGTTCAACACCTGCCTTGCTTCACACACAACCTCCAGTGCTGGTGCTGCTCTGGGCCAGAGACAGAGAGTCTCTATAGTCCAGTAGCTAGGGGTCCCATCCCTCTGCTCCAATTACTCTTTCATTACTTAACCAGCTTCAActggagagattgagggagccccacatcagactatcccatgactcagtggttagagtattcacctgggatatgggagaccagattcaatttccccctccctgcctgaggTGGGGGATGATTTGAATAgagactctctcttttcttccggtcaggcagagagggggaaactgaacatgggtttcccacatcccaagtgagtgctctaaccattgagcTAATGGTTAAAGGTGGCATCACTGCCTGCTCCAATCgaattttgaatgggacctgatccagtaggtggccTCTGGGCTCATCTACTGGATTTGCCCCTGCATGCAACTTAGGTGGCTGCATCCCTATCTTCCCcctgtttgtgaattgctctgtaGCTTAAGCGGGAgataggtgtccagatgcctgTAGGGAGGCAGAAATGTACATGCCCCAGAATTTCCTAGGGAATTTTCGCAGTAGTAAGTTAGGTCCTGAGTTTAGCATCTACAGGGTTAGGTGACAGCCAGGCAGGAGTCAATGGTACACATgggggacttaggtgcctattcTGGAGTCCAGGCACGCAAGTtgctttgtggatcccactcaGCGTTTCTATCTTTCAGGAGAAACAATCTGAGCAGAAAGCAATCAAGCCAACATGGGTTCCCTTCAGGTCTATGCTATCTGCAGAAGAGAGGCTGGGTTTTTTCTTGCGTCTGATGAACGGTAGGTGGTATGAAAAATTTGGGGACTTCCTTGGCATTAGCCAAAATCATAGCAGCATGAGGCAGATGACATGCAAAAAAGACCCCTTACTAGGTCTCCTGAAGGCAAAGGAGTCTAGTATGTTGAGGTGTAggcgtgtgtgcacacacacttgGGTTACCAGTTCAAGTTACTTTCTATGCAGGGGAGTGGTGAAAGCTTCCCGAGGGAGTAGCTCAGTAGGGACCAGCACTTATCCTGTAGCATGCACTGCTTCTTGCACCTGCTGTATCTGGCTAGAAAGCATGGGCTTTCTTCTGGAAAGAGAAGATGCTGCATCTTGTAATGAGCGCTGTAGTAAATACCCCCACTCTCTTCCTCCAACACAATAATAGCGGGAAACACTCTCCCTTGATTCACCTTTGTTAATGCTAAGTGCACAGCTTGTCAGGCTTTTGCAGATGACTGGGCAGCTGAAAGGGCCTCCAGTGGATTCCACCGGGGGGCATGATTCACATTCAAGCCGATGTCAGTACTGGAAGTCATGTTGTGCTGAGGCGCTTTACAGACCGTTGTGTAGCTACGCTAATTCCACAGCGGGACTCCACGCTCCAATATGTGATCCACTTCAATGGGTAGGATCTCAGTGGGAGGGGCTTTCATGGCCTGACATATCTTTTAAAGAGCTAGTGAGTAGAGGATTGCTCTAACCAGGGTCTTTTCAACCTAGCTATCTAGTAGATGGGAGATCAGATGACATCCTCAGCTTTCCTATCCCCATGGCCTCAGCAAGATTCCCTGCAGTTCACAGTTGACATTTTCCGGTTTGCTGGAGATACTAGAAACTTGGTAAGAACTGTTTCCTTTACTCCAAACTAGAGGCCTAGGTCCCGCAACGTTATAGTGTTCCCTTGTCCCACTCTGACAGTTCTGATCCCTCTATTCACAGTTGCACCTAGATCTATATTACATGCCATATGGTCACTGCAGCTGACTAAGCTCCAGATTCTCTGAACAAGGCTCCTTCAACAAAGCAACCAACACATGAGTAGACTTTTTGGGGGTGGacgaggaggggagagggaaatggaAGAGCTGTTGAAAAACCAAGGTTTCTCTCTGTTAACGTTGCCATCTCTCCCACTGCAGTTGGTCACCTGTGGAAGGCACCAGGAATATCTGTAGCTGCTGTGAGACGGGGACTGTGGGTCACTTGGAGGATAATCCAGAAGATGTATCCCTCTGCATAGACCCTGGAGGAGAGATGTGTCTTCTAGTCATGGTATGTATGTCGCACGCATCTAATCAACAGACAGGGAGCATGTTTATCTTCAGGCAGAGTCTGTAAAGCTTTGACTTGGTCTGACTAAGTGAATCATAAGGTCTCGCAAACATGTTCCATGGGTGAGTGGACTAACTCGTAACAAGCTCCCTaatactgtacctctttcagtgAAGCAGCACCTACTTTCAGGGAAGCTGAGGCTGATAGTATAGTTGGACCTCTTTCTGTCCTTGATGCAGATCAACACTCCAGGAATTttccagaaaacaaaaccagagtGACAAAGATGGGATTACAGGGTATGAATTTGACTGTGTGACATGGCTGCCAAACTCATGACTCAAGTCCTAACCCTGTGTTTTCTCTTAAAGTGTAGCAGAGAAGCCTCTGATGGTGCTGGGGTTGTCATTGCTTGTTGTAGCCATTGTTCTTGCCTTCCCTTTCCTGGGAATCTTTCATGTGCACAAGAAATACAGGAATTATTGGTCTCTTTCCTAGCCTGTACAATAAACAGGAAACTATATTTCAATCTCTGTGGTCAATCCAGATCTTCTAAAGGGGCAGAAGTATCCCTGTGTGATCTAATGGGCACTATGATTCAGTAGCTATCTCTTGGTTGAAGACTGTGGGTAAGAAACACCTAGACTGAAAGGAGGGATGGAAACTATCACCTTAATGATTAATTGGCGCTAGCCTGGATCTCAAAACCCAGCTCTTGCCTTCTTTAGGTAGAAAAATTCAAACAGTGTCTAGTGAATAAGTCCTTTCTCCAGAATAGCTTAGCCCTACAAAGCTGTTCTCCTGGAcagtatttcctttcatataaGAGTCCCTAATACCCAAGAGTAGGTCTGAATGGTGGCTGC encodes:
- the LOC102942320 gene encoding zona pellucida sperm-binding protein 3-like isoform X3 produces the protein MLQSTGLSFRWGSMNVAVCCRTWRYYWCAALDLAGFSAQVQSQAERTHASWNKKHSTDSLVVCALCLLLLKMTPDSLVYSTNLYYNPSAEKNSIILRTNPAVIPIECCYPSWSPVEGTRNICSCCETGTVGHLEDNPEDVSLCIDPGGEMCLLVMVCMSHASNQQTGSMFIFRQSL
- the LOC102942320 gene encoding zona pellucida sperm-binding protein 3-like isoform X2 translates to MLQSTGLSFRWGSMNVAVCCRTWRYYWCAALDLAGFSAQVQSQAERTHASWNKKHSTDSLVVCALCLLLLKMTPDSLVYSTNLYYNPSAEKNSIILRTNPAVIPIECCYPSWSPVEGTRNICSCCETGTVGHLEDNPEDVSLCIDPGGEMCLLVMFFKTSLKYRKLLP
- the LOC102942320 gene encoding zona pellucida sperm-binding protein 3-like isoform X4, with the protein product MVITVHQDLFGTGQLIKATDLSLDPAACQHSALNAAVNRVIFQMGQHECGSVLQMTPDSLVYSTNLYYNPSAEKNSIILRTNPAVIPIECCYPSWSPVEGTRNICSCCETGTVGHLEDNPEDVSLCIDPGGEMCLLVMVCMSHASNQQTGSMFIFRQSL
- the LOC102942320 gene encoding zona pellucida sperm-binding protein 3-like isoform X1; its protein translation is MLQSTGLSFRWGSMNVAVCCRTWRYYWCAALDLAGFSAQVQSQAERTHASWNKKHSTDSLVVCALCLLLLKMTPDSLVYSTNLYYNPSAEKNSIILRTNPAVIPIECCYPSWSPVEGTRNICSCCETGTVGHLEDNPEDVSLCIDPGGEMCLLVMINTPGIFQKTKPE